A genomic segment from Frateuria edaphi encodes:
- a CDS encoding polyketide cyclase, translating into MMRVLEFIVALIIVAVVGVVVGVIMPGSGHVERSLVFGKDMRQVYDVLNNFRRFEDYSSLRQEDPKIQFKLSGKAYGPGAEISWTSDNDRISDGKLTIASADPDFYKVDNTVNEAKVVWNLDNDWRGQDKHFTLDLERQGSRHQLTKVTWSYDVAYGFNLVNRYSNLYIHGDPDSLIQTSLGNLQNVLAAVPNIDYGNLVPYIRPTQPTPMLVVSSSIPRSGGLAALDDATATAVKQIQDAAKKLGVNVVGPRVIFTTNFGDQNYTFDVGMPIDATSLTVAGQSQELTAPQPPKLGDEEAPAEASSAPASASSAAGAKPAGPQPGDHDRFGRLIVDNNVRATLAFGGPALVGVWNGTAAGVPQTREMLKAYAQTHGYKFDEVTNRLYDIEVQPEAKDKGGNITTYAKYDVYLPLLGDDVPEQTPEQAAGIPQPTLEPAPATSASAPAASASAPASSGTATAPAEAASAGQ; encoded by the coding sequence ATGATGCGTGTTCTTGAATTCATTGTGGCCCTGATCATCGTCGCCGTGGTCGGTGTCGTGGTAGGCGTGATCATGCCCGGCAGCGGCCATGTGGAACGATCGCTCGTCTTCGGCAAGGACATGCGCCAGGTCTACGACGTCCTCAACAACTTCCGCCGCTTCGAGGACTACTCCTCGCTGCGCCAGGAGGACCCGAAGATCCAGTTCAAGCTTTCCGGCAAGGCCTATGGCCCCGGCGCGGAAATCAGCTGGACCAGTGACAACGACCGCATCAGCGACGGCAAGCTGACCATCGCCAGCGCCGACCCCGATTTCTACAAGGTCGACAACACCGTCAACGAAGCCAAGGTCGTCTGGAACCTGGACAACGACTGGCGCGGGCAGGACAAGCACTTCACGCTGGACCTGGAGCGCCAGGGCAGCCGCCATCAGCTGACCAAGGTCACCTGGTCCTACGACGTGGCCTACGGCTTCAACCTGGTCAACCGCTACTCGAACCTGTACATCCATGGCGATCCGGATTCGTTGATCCAGACCAGCCTGGGCAACCTGCAGAACGTGCTGGCGGCGGTGCCGAACATCGACTACGGCAACCTGGTCCCGTACATCCGCCCGACCCAGCCGACCCCGATGTTGGTGGTTTCCAGCTCGATCCCGCGCAGCGGCGGCCTTGCCGCGCTGGACGATGCCACCGCCACCGCCGTCAAGCAGATCCAGGACGCTGCCAAGAAGCTGGGCGTCAACGTGGTCGGCCCGCGCGTCATCTTCACCACCAACTTCGGCGACCAGAACTACACCTTCGATGTCGGCATGCCGATCGACGCCACCAGCCTGACCGTGGCTGGCCAGAGCCAGGAGCTGACCGCACCGCAGCCGCCCAAGCTCGGCGACGAAGAGGCGCCGGCAGAGGCTTCCAGCGCGCCGGCGAGTGCCAGCAGCGCCGCTGGCGCCAAGCCGGCCGGTCCGCAGCCGGGCGACCATGACCGCTTCGGTCGCCTGATCGTGGACAACAACGTGCGCGCCACGCTGGCCTTCGGCGGCCCCGCCCTGGTGGGCGTGTGGAACGGCACCGCCGCCGGCGTGCCGCAGACCCGCGAAATGCTCAAGGCCTACGCGCAGACCCACGGCTACAAGTTCGACGAAGTGACCAACCGCCTGTACGACATCGAAGTGCAGCCGGAGGCCAAGGACAAGGGCGGCAACATCACCACCTACGCCAAGTACGACGTCTACCTGCCGCTGCTGGGCGACGATGTGCCGGAGCAGACCCCCGAGCAGGCCGCTGGCATTCCGCAGCCGACCCTGGAGCCGGCGCCGGCCACCAGCGCTTCGGCGCCCGCCGCCAGCGCTTCGGCGCCTGCCTCGTCCGGCACTGCCACCGCTCCGGCCGAGGCCGCCAGCGCAGGCCAGTAA
- a CDS encoding response regulator has product MISVCLVDDQNLVRQGVRSLLDLAEDIRVVAECVDGAQAVADIPRIKPDVVLLDLRMPNMSGLEVLQALSARGELPPTIILTTFDDDQLVLQGLKAGARGYLLKDVSLEQLVEAVRTVAAGGSLVAPMVTQRLLAGVGRMQNQFTSLEQPDPLTERETEILRLLSGGYSNKEIANSLKVAEGTVKNHVSNILSKLGVRDRTRAVLKALELGIV; this is encoded by the coding sequence ATGATTTCCGTCTGTCTCGTCGATGACCAGAACCTGGTGCGCCAGGGCGTCCGTTCGCTGCTGGACCTGGCCGAAGACATCCGTGTGGTCGCCGAGTGCGTCGACGGCGCGCAGGCCGTGGCCGACATTCCGAGGATCAAGCCCGATGTCGTGCTGCTGGATCTGCGCATGCCCAACATGAGCGGGCTGGAAGTGCTGCAGGCGCTCTCGGCGCGCGGCGAGCTTCCGCCGACCATCATCCTGACCACCTTCGACGACGACCAGTTGGTGCTGCAAGGCCTGAAGGCCGGCGCGCGCGGCTACCTGCTGAAGGATGTCTCGCTCGAGCAGTTGGTCGAGGCGGTGCGCACTGTCGCGGCCGGCGGCTCGCTGGTCGCGCCGATGGTCACCCAGCGCCTGCTGGCCGGGGTGGGGCGCATGCAGAACCAGTTCACCAGCCTGGAGCAACCGGACCCGCTGACCGAGCGTGAGACGGAAATCCTGCGCCTGCTGTCGGGTGGCTACTCCAACAAGGAGATCGCCAACTCGCTGAAGGTCGCCGAGGGGACGGTGAAAAACCACGTCTCGAACATTCTTTCCAAGCTCGGCGTGCGCGACCGCACCCGTGCAGTGTTGAAGGCGCTGGAGCTGGGGATCGTCTGA
- a CDS encoding sensor histidine kinase has translation MSWTNFNHIRLLRLTGLFTYLCVALPLLPGSWSLAQVNAWWSNPNISGWILSYLVFGLTYLLLTGRSGMSRQSGRAQVLKLFGLVVLTGSAVAMGWFSQSGLSAMLMLVIAVVLPWQLPVVAGLVWMLAQNLMLIPIIASYMGWTIVTAFLQVCMYLGISALAFFTSMVASQQTEAREAQRRLNSELRATRALLAESTRIAERMRIARELHDLIGHHLTALSLNLEVASHLANDASAEHVRKAQATARHLLSDVREAVSELRQDDAIDLTQALRSLIEGVPGLSVHVDTPPRFSVEDPRRAQVLLRCAQEIITNCAKHAGARQLWLTFAYADANQIGLHARDDGRGSAHFKPGNGLSGMRERLAEFGGSVAVDTAVSEGFALTVRLPLGEALELAHSPSRLEPPALSMS, from the coding sequence ATGTCCTGGACCAATTTCAACCATATCCGGCTGCTGCGGCTGACCGGGCTGTTCACCTACCTCTGCGTGGCGCTGCCGCTGCTGCCCGGCAGCTGGAGCCTGGCCCAGGTCAATGCGTGGTGGAGCAATCCGAACATCTCCGGCTGGATCCTTTCCTACCTGGTGTTCGGACTCACCTACCTTCTGCTGACCGGCCGCTCGGGCATGAGCCGGCAGAGCGGTCGCGCGCAGGTGCTCAAGCTGTTCGGCCTGGTGGTGCTGACCGGTTCAGCGGTAGCGATGGGCTGGTTCAGCCAGAGCGGCTTGTCGGCGATGCTGATGCTCGTGATCGCGGTGGTCTTGCCCTGGCAGCTGCCGGTGGTGGCGGGGCTGGTATGGATGCTGGCGCAGAACCTGATGCTGATTCCGATCATCGCCAGCTACATGGGCTGGACGATCGTCACCGCGTTCCTGCAGGTATGCATGTACCTGGGCATCTCTGCGCTGGCGTTCTTCACCTCGATGGTGGCGAGTCAGCAGACCGAGGCGCGCGAGGCACAGCGGCGGCTCAACTCCGAACTGCGCGCCACCCGCGCGCTGCTAGCCGAATCGACCCGCATCGCCGAACGCATGCGCATCGCGCGCGAACTGCACGACCTGATCGGCCACCACCTGACCGCCCTCAGCCTCAACCTGGAAGTGGCCAGCCATCTGGCCAACGACGCCTCGGCCGAGCACGTGCGCAAGGCGCAGGCGACCGCGCGGCATCTGCTGTCGGATGTGCGCGAGGCAGTCAGCGAGCTCCGCCAGGACGACGCCATCGACCTGACCCAGGCGCTGCGTAGCCTGATTGAGGGCGTGCCCGGGCTGTCCGTGCACGTGGACACGCCGCCGCGTTTCAGCGTGGAGGATCCGCGTCGCGCACAGGTGCTGCTGCGCTGCGCGCAGGAGATCATCACCAACTGCGCCAAGCATGCGGGCGCGCGCCAGCTCTGGCTGACGTTCGCCTATGCCGATGCCAACCAGATCGGGTTGCACGCGCGCGACGATGGCCGCGGGTCGGCGCACTTCAAGCCTGGTAACGGCCTTTCCGGCATGCGCGAGCGGCTGGCCGAGTTCGGCGGCAGCGTGGCGGTCGATACCGCCGTCAGCGAGGGATTCGCGCTGACCGTGCGGCTGCCGCTGGGCGAGGCGCTGGAACTGGCCCATTCGCCCTCCCGGCTCGAACCGCCGGCGTTGAGCATGTCATGA
- a CDS encoding GNAT family N-acetyltransferase produces the protein MALAIRDVREHDLDAVLALNNAAGRSILALDAAQLRYFFERAEYFRVAEIDGQLAGFLMALRDGSSYDSPNYRWFSDHYESFVYIDRIVIGNAYRRHGLGRILYCDVTSYAEVRVPLLTCEVFLEPRDDVVVLFHGTYGFQEVGQQRMGESGPQVSLLAKDLPSYAYVRETWLENGGLPDEPWLAERQLPPPHSSLPSQPRRLAGERHP, from the coding sequence ATGGCCTTAGCCATCCGCGACGTGCGCGAGCACGATCTGGATGCCGTGCTGGCGCTCAACAACGCCGCCGGCCGCTCCATCCTCGCCCTGGACGCCGCGCAGCTGCGCTACTTCTTCGAGCGTGCCGAATATTTCCGCGTCGCCGAGATCGACGGCCAGCTGGCCGGCTTCCTGATGGCCCTGCGCGACGGCAGCAGCTACGACAGCCCCAACTACCGCTGGTTTTCAGATCATTACGAGTCCTTCGTCTACATCGACCGCATCGTGATCGGCAACGCGTACCGCCGCCACGGCCTGGGCCGCATCCTCTATTGCGACGTCACCAGCTACGCCGAGGTGCGCGTGCCGCTGCTGACCTGCGAGGTGTTCCTGGAGCCACGCGACGACGTGGTCGTGTTGTTCCACGGCACTTATGGCTTCCAGGAAGTCGGCCAGCAGCGCATGGGCGAATCCGGTCCGCAGGTCAGCCTGCTGGCCAAGGACCTGCCCAGCTACGCCTACGTGCGCGAGACCTGGCTCGAGAACGGCGGCCTGCCGGACGAACCCTGGCTCGCCGAGCGCCAGTTGCCGCCTCCCCACTCTTCCCTCCCCTCCCAGCCGCGCCGCCTTGCCGGAGAGCGGCACCCGTGA
- the minC gene encoding septum site-determining protein MinC: MDTTESCDLRFGQVGIACVRVRRVDAAALCEELERRVRSAPQLFSRAAVVLDLSHLLDLPDDGTVDALLEAVRSAGMLPVGLAYGTSATEALAQRMGLPLIAKFRAAYEPADGGSVAPPAPAPAAAPAPRAEPVREPIHAAPPAGPALGAQHHDGTVRSGQQVYARDRDLVLTGAIANGAEVIADGSIHVYGSLRGRAMAGAQGDEKARIFVSDFRAELVAIAGHYRVFEQIPKDLEGQAVQCWLDGEKLMIARL, encoded by the coding sequence ATGGATACGACTGAAAGTTGCGACCTGCGCTTCGGCCAGGTCGGCATCGCCTGCGTGCGCGTGCGGCGCGTGGATGCCGCTGCACTCTGCGAAGAACTCGAACGCCGCGTGCGCTCGGCGCCGCAATTGTTCTCCCGCGCCGCCGTGGTGCTCGATCTTTCTCATCTGCTCGACCTGCCCGACGACGGCACCGTCGATGCGCTGCTCGAGGCGGTGCGCAGCGCCGGGATGCTGCCCGTCGGACTGGCCTACGGCACCAGCGCCACCGAGGCGCTGGCCCAACGCATGGGCCTGCCGCTGATCGCCAAGTTCCGCGCCGCGTACGAGCCGGCCGATGGCGGCAGTGTTGCGCCGCCCGCTCCGGCGCCGGCGGCCGCCCCCGCGCCGCGTGCCGAACCGGTGCGCGAACCGATCCACGCCGCGCCCCCCGCGGGACCGGCACTGGGCGCGCAACACCACGACGGCACCGTCCGCTCGGGCCAGCAGGTTTACGCGCGCGACCGCGACCTGGTGCTCACCGGCGCGATCGCCAACGGCGCGGAGGTGATCGCCGACGGGTCCATCCACGTTTACGGAAGCCTGCGCGGGCGCGCGATGGCCGGAGCGCAGGGCGACGAAAAGGCGCGCATCTTCGTTTCCGATTTCCGTGCCGAACTGGTGGCCATCGCCGGCCATTACCGCGTGTTTGAACAGATCCCCAAGGACCTCGAAGGCCAGGCTGTGCAATGCTGGCTCGATGGTGAAAAATTGATGATCGCCCGGCTGTGA
- the minD gene encoding septum site-determining protein MinD: MSAEIIVVTSGKGGVGKTTTSASLATGLAMAGKKVAVIDFDVGLRNLDLIMGCERRVVYDFVNVVHGEATIKQALIKDKRHENLFVLAASQTRDKDALTQEGVEKVLDDLSKDGFDYIVCDSPAGIEKGAHLAMYFADHAVVVVNPEVSSVRDSDRILGLLASKTRRAERDEGPITQHLLLTRYNPARVALGEMLSVKDVEEILGILVVGVIPESENVLAASNAGVPVILDENSNAGHAYRDTVARILGEERPLRFTEVAKKGFLQRVFGG, translated from the coding sequence TTGAGCGCTGAGATTATCGTCGTCACGTCTGGCAAAGGCGGCGTCGGCAAGACCACCACGAGCGCCTCGCTGGCCACCGGGCTGGCGATGGCCGGCAAGAAGGTTGCGGTGATCGACTTCGACGTCGGGTTGCGCAACCTGGACCTGATCATGGGCTGCGAGCGGCGCGTGGTGTACGACTTCGTCAACGTCGTGCACGGCGAGGCCACGATCAAGCAGGCGCTGATCAAGGACAAGCGCCACGAAAACCTGTTCGTGCTGGCCGCCAGCCAGACCCGCGACAAGGACGCGCTGACCCAGGAAGGTGTCGAGAAAGTGCTCGACGACCTTTCCAAGGACGGCTTTGACTACATCGTGTGCGATTCGCCCGCCGGCATCGAGAAAGGCGCGCACCTGGCGATGTATTTCGCCGACCACGCTGTGGTGGTGGTCAACCCCGAAGTCTCTTCGGTGCGCGACTCGGATCGCATCCTGGGCCTGCTCGCAAGCAAGACCCGCCGCGCCGAACGCGACGAGGGCCCGATCACCCAGCACCTGCTGCTGACCCGCTACAACCCCGCGCGCGTGGCGCTGGGCGAGATGCTCAGCGTCAAGGACGTCGAGGAAATCCTGGGCATCCTCGTGGTCGGCGTGATCCCCGAATCGGAGAACGTGCTGGCCGCCTCCAACGCCGGCGTGCCGGTGATCCTGGACGAGAATTCCAACGCCGGCCATGCCTATCGCGACACCGTGGCGCGCATCCTTGGCGAGGAGCGTCCGTTGCGTTTCACGGAAGTGGCCAAGAAGGGCTTTCTCCAGCGCGTCTTCGGAGGTTGA
- the minE gene encoding cell division topological specificity factor MinE, whose translation MGILDFLKRKPEPTASVAKERLRIIVAQERSTRGAPDYLPLMRNELLEVIKKYVHVDIDAININVERDSGHEVLELSVALPDGKAASTP comes from the coding sequence ATGGGTATTCTCGATTTCCTGAAGCGCAAGCCGGAACCCACCGCCTCGGTCGCCAAGGAACGCCTGCGCATCATCGTGGCGCAGGAGCGCTCCACCCGCGGCGCGCCGGACTACCTGCCGCTGATGCGCAACGAGCTGCTCGAGGTGATCAAGAAGTACGTTCACGTCGACATCGACGCGATCAACATCAACGTCGAGCGCGACAGCGGCCATGAGGTGCTGGAGCTTTCCGTCGCCCTGCCCGACGGCAAGGCCGCCAGCACACCCTAG
- the chaB gene encoding putative cation transport regulator ChaB has translation MPYKSTSDLPDAVRDNLPEHAQDIFKEAFNSAWDEYADPDKRRGKESQEEVSFKVAWSAVKNEYEKGSDDKWHRK, from the coding sequence ATGCCTTACAAGTCCACCAGCGATCTGCCCGACGCCGTGCGCGACAATCTGCCCGAGCACGCGCAGGACATCTTCAAGGAGGCGTTCAACAGTGCCTGGGACGAGTATGCGGATCCGGACAAGCGCCGGGGCAAGGAATCGCAGGAGGAGGTTTCGTTCAAGGTCGCCTGGTCGGCGGTGAAGAACGAGTACGAGAAGGGAAGCGACGACAAGTGGCACCGGAAGTAG
- a CDS encoding DNA-3-methyladenine glycosylase produces the protein MTPDFIASLLGRPATVLPRAFYARDPRVVAPDLLNKVLLGADGRSGRIVETEAYCGAIDPAAHSWRGRTARNATMFGPPGRLYVYFTYGMHWCCNPVCGEEDQGVAVLLRALAPLTGLTAMRAARPRCRHDRDLCRGPARLCQALGIGGAQDGVDLVEGAGGFVLLDDGVAPPAAPGVSTRIGITRAAEAPWRWYVQGDRHVSR, from the coding sequence ATGACACCCGACTTCATCGCGTCACTGCTTGGCCGCCCGGCTACCGTGCTGCCGCGGGCGTTCTATGCGCGCGATCCGCGCGTGGTGGCGCCTGATCTGCTCAACAAGGTGCTGCTCGGCGCCGACGGGCGCAGCGGGCGGATCGTCGAGACCGAGGCCTACTGCGGCGCGATCGATCCGGCGGCGCACTCCTGGCGCGGGCGCACGGCGCGCAATGCGACCATGTTCGGGCCGCCCGGGCGGCTCTATGTGTATTTCACCTACGGCATGCACTGGTGCTGCAACCCGGTGTGCGGCGAGGAGGACCAGGGCGTAGCGGTGCTGTTGCGCGCACTGGCGCCTCTGACCGGGCTCACCGCCATGCGCGCCGCACGTCCCCGCTGCCGGCATGACCGCGACCTCTGCCGTGGCCCCGCGCGGCTCTGCCAGGCACTGGGCATCGGCGGAGCGCAGGATGGCGTCGATCTGGTCGAGGGTGCCGGTGGCTTCGTCTTGCTGGATGACGGCGTGGCGCCGCCGGCTGCCCCGGGGGTATCGACGAGGATCGGCATCACCCGCGCCGCCGAAGCGCCATGGCGCTGGTACGTGCAGGGCGATCGGCATGTGTCGCGCTAG
- a CDS encoding DUF5916 domain-containing protein — translation MRALIASFALLALPAMAVEVDGHIDPVEWQGARHITDFRKVQPLNGEPGSLPTEAWVLSTPDGLAIAFRCIQPPGVPRTHQRIRRDEQAQVDRVNLMVDFDGDGRTGYNFMVTLADDINDAVVTQETQFNTDWDGNWKHASSEDAQGWSVEMLIPWYIAPMRGAVGGERTIGLYLDRVIGSTGERDAWPVASFNKPRFVSDFKPVTLPAYTQSLFAITPYVVGLRDQVHGANSFKGGADIFWKPNGQTQLTATINPDFGQVESDDLVVNFGAEETFFTDKRPFFTENQGIFDFGLLIDNSQLIYTRRVGGPADDGNGSGDVTGAVKLNGSVGGTQYGVLAAQESGEAGRTFSAVRLIHDYGTQTLGMMATRVERPWLDRDADVLGIDHKWQPNAQLTVTSNVVGSAIDQRGTTVRGIGATSIVEYEMNERWSQQWIAMHFDDKLDLNDFGYLPRNSLNYVHYEVRRRFAELPAESRYASHLWHWRIIGMDNDHGLSLQRQFRVIRESQLRDGGQEDWQLNLDAPAHDDLLTRGHGALRIPHNALLDWERQSPRKGNWAWESEVTLKGSDRVGLKRVGYAAQFQPTYFINDAFSLFTGVTYEFDPDWLVWQHDNLIGSFDSHQILLDAGVNWNIGNRQELRVKLQALGLDARLLQAYRVNGDMRAVPADDPVNDFSVRNLGFQIRYRYELAPLSDLYVVYGRGGYALDPRYSEAGSQFGRSFDLRDSEQLLVKLAYRFEL, via the coding sequence ATGCGCGCCCTGATCGCCTCGTTCGCCCTGCTGGCCCTGCCCGCCATGGCGGTGGAAGTGGACGGCCACATCGACCCGGTCGAATGGCAAGGCGCCCGGCACATCACCGACTTCCGCAAGGTGCAGCCGCTCAACGGCGAACCGGGCAGCCTGCCGACCGAGGCATGGGTGCTGTCCACGCCGGACGGCCTGGCGATCGCGTTCCGCTGCATCCAGCCGCCGGGCGTGCCGCGCACGCACCAGCGCATCCGCCGCGATGAGCAGGCGCAGGTCGATCGCGTGAACCTGATGGTCGACTTCGACGGCGACGGGCGCACCGGCTACAACTTCATGGTCACGCTTGCCGACGACATCAACGACGCGGTGGTGACCCAGGAAACCCAGTTCAACACCGATTGGGACGGCAACTGGAAGCACGCCTCCAGCGAGGATGCGCAGGGCTGGAGCGTGGAGATGCTCATTCCCTGGTACATCGCGCCGATGCGCGGCGCGGTCGGCGGCGAGCGCACCATCGGCCTGTACCTGGATCGCGTGATCGGTTCGACCGGCGAGCGAGACGCCTGGCCGGTGGCCAGCTTCAACAAGCCGCGCTTCGTCTCCGACTTCAAGCCGGTGACGCTGCCGGCCTACACGCAGTCGCTGTTCGCGATCACGCCCTACGTTGTCGGGCTGCGCGACCAGGTGCACGGCGCGAACAGCTTCAAGGGTGGCGCGGACATCTTCTGGAAGCCGAACGGGCAGACCCAGCTCACCGCGACGATCAACCCCGACTTCGGCCAGGTGGAGAGCGACGACCTGGTAGTGAATTTCGGTGCCGAGGAAACGTTCTTTACCGACAAGCGGCCGTTCTTCACCGAGAACCAGGGCATCTTCGACTTCGGCCTCCTGATCGACAACAGCCAGCTGATCTACACCCGCCGCGTGGGCGGCCCCGCCGACGATGGCAACGGCTCCGGCGACGTGACCGGTGCGGTCAAGCTCAACGGCAGCGTGGGCGGCACCCAGTATGGCGTGCTCGCGGCGCAGGAGAGTGGCGAGGCGGGGCGCACGTTCTCGGCGGTGCGCCTGATCCATGACTACGGCACGCAGACGCTGGGCATGATGGCCACGCGCGTGGAGCGCCCCTGGCTCGACCGCGATGCGGACGTGCTGGGCATCGACCACAAGTGGCAGCCGAACGCCCAGCTTACGGTCACGAGCAACGTGGTCGGCAGCGCGATCGACCAGCGTGGAACCACCGTACGCGGCATCGGCGCCACATCGATCGTCGAGTACGAAATGAACGAGCGCTGGAGCCAGCAGTGGATCGCCATGCACTTCGACGACAAGCTCGATCTCAACGACTTCGGCTACCTGCCACGCAACAGCCTCAACTACGTGCACTACGAGGTGCGCCGGCGGTTCGCCGAGCTGCCGGCCGAGTCACGCTACGCCTCCCATCTGTGGCATTGGCGCATCATCGGCATGGACAACGACCACGGGCTGTCGCTGCAGCGGCAGTTCCGCGTGATCCGCGAGAGCCAGCTGCGTGACGGTGGACAGGAAGACTGGCAGCTCAACCTCGATGCACCGGCGCACGATGACCTTCTCACCCGCGGCCACGGGGCGCTGCGCATTCCGCACAACGCGCTGCTGGACTGGGAGCGCCAGAGCCCGCGCAAAGGCAACTGGGCGTGGGAGTCGGAGGTGACGCTCAAGGGGAGCGATCGTGTCGGACTGAAACGGGTGGGCTATGCCGCGCAGTTCCAGCCAACCTATTTCATCAATGACGCCTTCAGCCTGTTCACCGGCGTGACCTACGAGTTCGACCCGGATTGGCTGGTGTGGCAGCACGACAACCTGATCGGAAGCTTCGACAGCCACCAGATACTGCTCGACGCGGGCGTCAACTGGAACATCGGCAACCGCCAGGAGCTGCGCGTGAAGCTGCAGGCGCTGGGCCTGGACGCGCGGCTGCTGCAGGCCTATCGCGTCAACGGCGACATGCGCGCGGTCCCGGCGGACGACCCTGTGAACGACTTCAGCGTGCGCAACCTTGGGTTCCAGATCCGCTACCGCTACGAGCTGGCGCCGCTGTCGGACCTTTACGTTGTGTACGGGCGTGGCGGCTATGCGCTCGACCCGCGCTACAGCGAAGCCGGTAGCCAGTTCGGCCGCAGCTTCGACCTGCGCGACAGCGAACAGTTGCTGGTGAAGCTCGCCTATCGGTTCGAGCTTTAG
- a CDS encoding multidrug effflux MFS transporter, translating to MTTTPPPIRRSLPWLLAGLSMIGPFSIDAVFPAFPLIGARFGVDEVALQQLLSMYLLTYAVMSLFHGAISDAIGRKPVIAAGMLGYALASAGAALSTSFGMLLVCRGIQGACAGAGLVVGRAVIRDSLEGEAAQRLMSQVMMIFGVAPVIAPMVGAQLLGLGGWHGIFWVLTGFTLILAMLLVWQLDETHPLAARSRFALKPLLAGYIAFGRDRPFWPLLISSSVNFAGLFLFIASAPRIIRELLGLSAQGFPWLFIPVVAGLVAGAWLSGRLAGRRGVGFTVNLGYAVMLLACALHVVLALALPQPRLPWSMLPLVLHGVGVQLAFPTLTLLLLDRFAHRRGGISSVQAFASLLLNGAVAGVLSPLLSSDLLHLALGASVLTTVGALSWGWYRRVTRTPRTPPPRDIELQAQIAEPR from the coding sequence ATGACCACGACTCCTCCCCCCATCCGGCGCAGTCTGCCCTGGCTGTTGGCCGGGCTGTCGATGATCGGCCCGTTCTCGATCGACGCGGTGTTCCCGGCCTTTCCGCTGATCGGCGCCCGCTTCGGTGTTGACGAGGTGGCGCTGCAGCAGCTGCTCAGCATGTACTTGCTGACCTACGCGGTGATGAGCCTGTTCCATGGCGCGATCTCCGACGCGATCGGGCGCAAGCCGGTCATCGCCGCGGGCATGCTCGGTTATGCGCTGGCCTCGGCCGGGGCGGCGCTGTCGACCTCCTTCGGCATGCTGCTCGTGTGCCGCGGCATCCAGGGCGCCTGCGCCGGCGCCGGCCTGGTGGTGGGCCGCGCGGTGATCCGCGACAGCCTCGAGGGGGAGGCCGCGCAGCGGCTGATGTCGCAGGTGATGATGATCTTCGGCGTGGCGCCGGTGATCGCACCGATGGTGGGCGCGCAGCTGCTTGGCCTGGGCGGCTGGCACGGCATCTTCTGGGTGCTGACCGGCTTCACCCTGATACTGGCGATGCTGCTGGTGTGGCAGCTGGACGAAACCCACCCGTTGGCGGCACGCAGTCGCTTCGCGCTGAAGCCGCTGCTGGCCGGCTACATCGCGTTCGGGCGCGACCGGCCGTTCTGGCCATTGCTGATTTCCAGTTCGGTCAACTTTGCTGGGCTGTTCCTGTTCATCGCCTCGGCGCCGCGGATCATCCGCGAGCTGCTGGGCCTGTCGGCGCAGGGCTTTCCCTGGTTGTTCATCCCGGTGGTGGCCGGCCTGGTCGCCGGCGCCTGGTTGTCCGGGCGGCTGGCCGGCCGGCGCGGCGTAGGCTTCACGGTAAACCTGGGCTATGCGGTGATGCTGCTGGCCTGTGCGCTGCATGTGGTCCTCGCACTCGCGCTTCCGCAACCGCGGCTTCCCTGGTCGATGCTGCCGCTGGTGCTGCACGGCGTGGGCGTGCAGCTGGCCTTCCCGACGCTGACCCTGCTGCTGCTGGACCGCTTCGCGCACAGGCGGGGCGGCATCTCCTCGGTGCAGGCCTTTGCCAGCCTGCTCCTCAACGGTGCCGTGGCCGGTGTCCTTTCGCCGCTGCTTTCGAGCGACCTGCTGCACCTGGCGCTGGGGGCGAGCGTGCTGACGACGGTCGGCGCGCTGTCGTGGGGCTGGTACCGGCGCGTCACGCGGACGCCGCGCACGCCGCCGCCGCGCGACATCGAACTGCAGGCGCAGATCGCCGAGCCACGCTGA
- the crcB gene encoding fluoride efflux transporter CrcB has protein sequence MGYIGFLAIGFGGALGCWLRWLLGSLLNHLFPTLPPGTLLANLLGGLLMGGAMGVWDHFQTLPPELRLFVFTGFLGGLTTFSTFSAESSTLLLRQQYLWFGGHLMVHLVGSIGLTLLGIALTRGLLRAF, from the coding sequence GTGGGTTACATCGGATTCCTTGCCATCGGCTTCGGCGGCGCGCTCGGCTGCTGGCTGCGCTGGCTGCTCGGCAGTCTTCTCAACCACCTCTTTCCCACGCTTCCGCCAGGCACGCTGCTCGCCAACCTGCTCGGCGGCCTGCTGATGGGCGGCGCGATGGGCGTGTGGGACCACTTCCAGACGCTGCCACCGGAACTGCGCCTGTTCGTGTTCACCGGCTTCCTGGGCGGCCTTACCACCTTCTCCACCTTTTCGGCCGAATCCTCCACCCTGCTGCTGCGCCAGCAGTACCTTTGGTTCGGCGGGCATCTGATGGTGCACCTGGTGGGCTCGATCGGCCTGACCCTGCTCGGCATTGCACTCACCCGCGGGCTGCTGCGCGCCTTTTAG